From the genome of Virgibacillus proomii, one region includes:
- a CDS encoding PTS fructose transporter subunit IIABC, translating into MKITELLKEETILLDLKASSKQEVIDELINQLDQAGRLTDKAVFREAILQREEQSTTGIGEGIAIPHAKSHAVKTPSIAFGRSASGIAYDSLDGKPAYLFFMIAASEGANNEHLQALSRLSTLLMDEQFRSKLVNASNVAQILEAVNQKEAELDKRNSEKTRQAASNILAVTGCPTGIAHTYMAAEKLSETAKDMGISIKVETNGSDGVKNRLTKEEIEKADTIIVAADTKVEMDRFNGKPVIQVPVGKAIHEAKDLLQRAIQKDAPLYRAEQTKDIAKDSGIKNGFYKHLMNGVSNMLPFVVGGGILIALSFFWGIESSNPDSEQYNAFAAMLNEIGGGKAFFLMVPVLAGFIASSIADRPGFAPGMVGGLIAVTVSGVEGAGGSGFLGGLIAGFLAGYITLFVKKLLTGLPEALNGLKPVLFYPLISIGVTGLIMMTINPPLTQIYTAISSFLEGMSGTNQVLVGVILGAMMAFDLGGPVNKAAYTFGIAMLDAGNYTFIAAIMAAGMVPPLGMALATTLFKNKFTKTEREAGKTSYVLGACFITEGVIPFAAADPTRVIPSVMAGAAVTGGLSMLFDIGLRAPHGGLFVIGLVEGGITSIFLYLASIIVGAFVTALLAGVWKKKLV; encoded by the coding sequence ATGAAAATAACGGAATTACTAAAAGAAGAAACCATTTTACTTGATCTAAAAGCTTCTTCTAAGCAGGAAGTAATCGATGAATTAATTAACCAGCTGGATCAAGCCGGACGATTAACGGATAAAGCAGTCTTTCGTGAAGCAATCTTACAACGAGAAGAACAAAGCACGACAGGAATTGGCGAAGGTATTGCTATCCCTCATGCGAAATCACACGCTGTTAAAACACCAAGTATTGCGTTTGGTCGATCAGCTTCAGGAATTGCCTATGACTCCTTAGATGGGAAACCTGCTTATTTGTTTTTTATGATTGCAGCAAGTGAAGGAGCCAATAATGAACATTTACAAGCATTATCACGGCTATCTACATTACTTATGGATGAACAGTTTCGTTCTAAACTAGTTAATGCCAGCAATGTAGCGCAAATACTGGAAGCTGTGAATCAAAAGGAAGCAGAATTAGATAAAAGAAACAGTGAAAAAACGAGACAAGCAGCCAGTAATATATTAGCTGTAACTGGATGTCCAACTGGTATCGCCCATACGTATATGGCTGCAGAAAAACTGTCAGAAACCGCAAAAGATATGGGTATCTCTATTAAAGTAGAAACAAATGGCTCTGATGGTGTTAAAAACCGATTAACCAAAGAAGAAATCGAAAAGGCAGATACAATTATTGTTGCTGCTGACACAAAAGTTGAGATGGACCGCTTTAATGGAAAGCCAGTTATCCAAGTTCCTGTGGGAAAAGCCATTCATGAAGCAAAGGATTTATTACAACGAGCTATTCAAAAGGATGCTCCACTCTACCGTGCAGAACAAACAAAAGACATTGCAAAAGATAGCGGAATAAAAAATGGTTTTTATAAACACCTCATGAATGGTGTTTCCAATATGTTACCATTTGTCGTTGGTGGGGGAATTTTAATTGCTCTATCCTTTTTCTGGGGAATTGAGTCCAGTAATCCAGATAGTGAGCAATATAATGCCTTTGCTGCTATGTTAAACGAAATAGGTGGAGGAAAAGCGTTCTTCCTCATGGTTCCTGTACTAGCAGGTTTCATCGCTTCAAGTATCGCTGATCGTCCGGGATTTGCACCTGGTATGGTTGGTGGTTTAATCGCTGTTACCGTTTCCGGTGTAGAAGGAGCTGGCGGATCAGGGTTTTTAGGTGGATTAATTGCTGGTTTTCTTGCTGGTTATATTACATTATTCGTGAAAAAATTATTAACAGGACTGCCGGAAGCATTAAACGGACTAAAACCTGTACTATTCTATCCATTAATCAGTATCGGAGTAACTGGTCTAATTATGATGACCATCAATCCGCCGCTAACGCAAATTTATACAGCTATTTCTTCTTTCTTAGAAGGTATGAGCGGTACGAACCAAGTACTTGTTGGAGTAATTTTAGGTGCCATGATGGCATTTGATCTCGGAGGTCCAGTTAATAAGGCGGCCTATACGTTTGGTATCGCCATGCTCGATGCCGGTAATTACACATTTATTGCGGCTATTATGGCAGCCGGAATGGTACCACCACTCGGTATGGCACTAGCAACGACTCTTTTTAAAAATAAGTTTACGAAAACAGAACGGGAAGCAGGAAAAACTTCCTATGTATTAGGTGCTTGTTTTATCACAGAGGGTGTCATCCCATTTGCAGCAGCTGACCCAACCCGCGTTATTCCTTCCGTAATGGCTGGTGCAGCAGTTACCGGCGGACTAAGTATGTTATTTGATATTGGACTGCGCGCTCCTCATGGCGGTTTATTCGTTATTGGTCTAGTTGAAGGCGGCATTACCTCTATCTTTCTCTATTTAGCATCGATTATTGTCGGAGCATTTGTTACTGCACTTCTAGCTGGAGTATGGAAGAAAAAGCTGGTGTAA
- the pfkB gene encoding 1-phosphofructokinase: MIYTCTMTPSVDYTTYLPYFQAGTLNRANQVNYYPGGKGINVSRVLKRFRITSTALGFIGGFTGDYIAQKLEEEGILTEFIQTNETTRINVKIKASSATELNGPAPIISKKLQRELLAKINSFEENDWFVLAGSIPNSITPDFLEVIARTCKQAGVRFVADTSGKALQQLIKLKPYLIKPNEHELGELFHTTITTTEQAIHYGKKLISEGIQHVIISLGSKGAIYISNDIIAIADPLQGEVINTVGAGDSMVAGFIAADSSQKNKIDAFRYAVAAGSATAFSNDLCEKSLVESLVQHVTISPYSN, translated from the coding sequence ATGATTTACACATGCACAATGACACCATCCGTTGATTACACAACTTATCTTCCCTACTTTCAAGCAGGGACACTTAATCGGGCAAATCAGGTGAACTATTACCCTGGAGGAAAAGGAATAAATGTATCCAGAGTGCTTAAACGTTTCAGGATTACCTCTACTGCACTTGGGTTTATCGGAGGATTTACCGGAGACTATATTGCCCAAAAACTCGAAGAAGAAGGGATTCTTACGGAGTTTATTCAAACAAATGAAACAACACGAATTAATGTAAAAATCAAAGCATCGTCAGCAACAGAATTAAACGGACCAGCACCAATTATTTCGAAAAAACTACAGCGTGAGCTACTAGCCAAAATAAATAGCTTTGAAGAAAATGATTGGTTTGTCTTAGCAGGTAGTATTCCTAACTCCATCACTCCTGATTTTTTAGAAGTGATTGCTCGAACATGCAAGCAAGCTGGAGTCCGTTTTGTTGCCGATACTTCGGGAAAGGCATTACAACAGCTGATTAAATTAAAACCATATTTGATTAAACCAAATGAACACGAACTTGGTGAATTGTTCCATACAACAATCACAACAACAGAACAAGCTATCCATTATGGTAAAAAATTAATATCAGAAGGCATTCAGCATGTCATTATCTCTTTAGGAAGTAAAGGGGCTATTTACATTTCCAATGATATTATTGCAATTGCTGATCCATTACAAGGTGAGGTTATTAATACAGTCGGAGCTGGCGATTCCATGGTCGCTGGTTTTATCGCCGCAGATTCGTCACAAAAAAATAAAATAGACGCTTTTCGCTATGCGGTGGCTGCTGGTAGTGCAACAGCTTTCAGCAATGATTTATGTGAAAAATCATTAGTTGAATCATTAGTTCAACATGTAACAATTAGTCCATATTCTAATTAG
- a CDS encoding DeoR/GlpR family DNA-binding transcription regulator — protein sequence MLTAERHSIIIQLLNEKHSIKIQDIIKATAASESTIRRDLTDLEAQGKLVRIHGGAILPERKLQEFSLKEKSTKNLQEKTKIAQLAACLVDEGDCLFIDAGTTTLQLIPYLKDKDIVVVTNGLSHVEALIKHGIPTYITGGHIKAKTGALIGAQTVQSISNYRFDKCFLGVNGFHIELGYTTPDPEEAMVKKTAHRHALQTFVLADHSKKNKVSFAKIISLQEAALLTDKLSLEEIEQFEKQTTLKVADK from the coding sequence ATGTTAACAGCAGAGAGACATTCTATAATTATACAATTATTAAACGAGAAACATTCTATTAAAATCCAAGATATTATTAAAGCAACTGCAGCTTCTGAGTCAACGATTCGGCGGGATTTAACAGACCTGGAAGCTCAAGGAAAACTAGTGAGAATTCACGGAGGCGCTATCTTACCTGAACGAAAACTACAGGAGTTCAGCCTAAAAGAAAAATCAACCAAAAACCTTCAGGAAAAAACAAAAATTGCACAACTGGCAGCCTGTCTCGTTGATGAAGGGGATTGTTTGTTTATTGATGCCGGAACAACAACACTCCAACTAATTCCTTACTTAAAAGATAAAGATATTGTTGTTGTAACAAATGGGCTTTCTCATGTAGAAGCATTGATCAAACATGGAATACCCACTTACATTACCGGTGGACATATAAAGGCAAAAACAGGAGCATTAATTGGCGCACAAACCGTCCAATCCATCAGCAATTACCGCTTTGATAAATGCTTTTTAGGCGTTAATGGTTTTCATATAGAGTTGGGATATACGACACCTGACCCTGAAGAGGCAATGGTGAAAAAAACCGCCCACCGACATGCCTTACAAACATTTGTCCTAGCTGACCATTCAAAGAAAAATAAAGTCAGTTTTGCCAAAATTATTAGCTTACAGGAAGCGGCTTTACTAACCGACAAGCTTTCTTTAGAAGAAATAGAACAATTTGAAAAACAAACAACCTTAAAGGTGGCAGATAAATGA
- a CDS encoding HD domain-containing protein, with translation MRKVTLETVFLHPITQRYLKRSGMAHAIAVAENAFKLAKEYNVNPDHAAKAALLHDVGHYTWYRDGKWDYDLYKKNDIHAIKGASRAHKLLIRMGEDPEAAKEIAIAILLHTDSYLPKGDLKLLPLQQVVHLADETDEEVGGKHHYKVIRDDEALDRIRFLDQQIDDWLNKNQTKKIV, from the coding sequence ATGAGAAAAGTAACCTTAGAAACAGTATTTTTACACCCAATTACACAGCGCTATTTAAAACGATCAGGCATGGCTCATGCTATTGCTGTTGCAGAGAATGCTTTCAAGTTGGCGAAAGAGTATAATGTGAACCCCGATCACGCTGCAAAAGCTGCACTATTACACGATGTCGGTCATTACACATGGTATCGGGACGGCAAATGGGATTATGACTTATACAAGAAAAATGATATACATGCGATTAAAGGAGCAAGTCGTGCGCACAAATTATTAATTCGGATGGGGGAGGATCCTGAGGCAGCTAAAGAAATAGCGATAGCGATATTGCTTCATACAGATTCCTATTTACCAAAAGGTGATCTGAAATTACTACCGTTGCAGCAGGTTGTTCATCTGGCAGATGAAACCGATGAGGAAGTTGGGGGTAAGCATCATTATAAGGTCATTCGTGATGATGAAGCTTTAGATCGGATTCGTTTCTTGGATCAGCAAATTGATGATTGGTTAAATAAAAATCAGACAAAGAAGATTGTCTGA
- a CDS encoding ABC transporter ATP-binding protein, with translation MSKRSLLIPFIITAISSVLSLIIPLFVMIIMDNLEKYIDYRLITIGIVLLTVSTILSAVSTFLLSRVAEKIILKLREKIWDKILKLPLKFHQKNRSGELVSRLTNDTIAIVDVMTHSLVDLFESIITLIVSLIILFYLDSYLTLILVVLVPFSIFIIYPLGEKIFSISYKEQERIADLTSFSSGILKDIKMVKAFNAEDIEKNKGENKFQHLYKLGIKSSILNSVITPLLGLFSFTVLIVIVGLGAWRVSNGTISMGELVAFIIYLVQVVTPFFAMNLFITDYQEAKGSMKRILEVLREKDEIDNQINKHSLLPIHSEPSRLDFKNVSFAYDENQKILHNISFSLETGEIVALVGPSGSGKSTIFSLIERFYPPSHGDMMLNNKSYQDIDISSWRKVFSYVPQDFPLFYGTIKDNLLYGLQEKVSMEELIEATKKANAHEFIMKFPHGYNTHVGEFGNFLSGGQKQRIAIARALLRKSKFILLDEVTANLDSESEYLLQHTLISLAQNKIGVFMIAHRLSTVKRADKILVLENGNITGYGTHDYLYRTNHHYKDSVDKQKA, from the coding sequence ATGTCTAAAAGATCATTATTAATTCCTTTTATTATTACAGCGATAAGTAGTGTATTAAGTTTAATTATACCTTTGTTTGTAATGATAATCATGGATAACTTAGAAAAATATATTGATTATAGATTGATTACTATTGGGATTGTACTATTAACTGTTAGCACTATACTTTCTGCTGTTTCCACTTTTTTATTATCGCGGGTAGCTGAAAAAATAATTTTAAAACTACGGGAAAAAATATGGGACAAAATTCTTAAATTACCATTAAAATTTCATCAAAAAAATCGTTCTGGTGAATTAGTAAGCAGATTAACAAATGATACGATAGCAATAGTGGATGTTATGACTCATAGCTTAGTTGACTTATTTGAATCAATAATAACTCTTATTGTTTCTCTAATTATTTTATTTTATTTAGATAGCTATTTAACTTTAATCCTTGTTGTGCTTGTTCCGTTTTCAATATTTATCATTTATCCTTTAGGAGAAAAAATTTTTAGCATTTCATACAAGGAGCAGGAAAGGATAGCAGACTTAACATCATTTTCTTCTGGAATCTTAAAAGATATAAAAATGGTGAAGGCTTTTAACGCGGAGGATATTGAAAAGAATAAAGGTGAAAATAAATTCCAACATTTGTATAAACTAGGGATAAAGTCATCTATATTAAATTCAGTTATAACACCATTATTGGGTTTATTCTCCTTTACTGTATTGATTGTAATCGTGGGACTTGGAGCATGGAGAGTTAGCAATGGAACAATTTCTATGGGAGAATTAGTAGCTTTTATTATTTACTTGGTTCAAGTGGTAACCCCTTTTTTTGCGATGAATTTATTTATAACAGATTATCAGGAAGCTAAAGGTTCAATGAAGAGAATTTTAGAAGTTTTAAGAGAAAAAGATGAAATAGACAATCAAATAAATAAACACTCTTTATTACCTATTCATAGTGAACCTTCAAGATTAGATTTTAAAAATGTTTCTTTTGCTTATGATGAAAACCAAAAGATTTTACATAATATATCATTTTCACTAGAAACAGGGGAAATAGTGGCATTAGTAGGACCTAGTGGATCAGGAAAGTCAACGATTTTTAGTCTGATCGAGCGATTCTATCCTCCTTCACATGGAGATATGATGTTAAATAATAAGTCTTATCAAGATATTGATATAAGTTCTTGGCGAAAAGTATTTAGTTATGTGCCGCAAGATTTTCCTTTGTTTTACGGTACTATTAAAGATAATTTACTTTATGGATTGCAAGAGAAGGTATCGATGGAAGAGTTAATAGAAGCAACAAAGAAAGCAAATGCCCATGAATTTATTATGAAGTTTCCACATGGCTATAATACGCATGTAGGTGAATTTGGTAATTTTTTATCCGGTGGGCAAAAGCAAAGAATTGCAATTGCTAGAGCTTTATTACGTAAATCAAAATTTATTTTATTAGATGAAGTTACAGCAAATTTAGATAGTGAATCAGAATATCTGTTACAACATACATTGATTTCTCTAGCTCAAAATAAAATAGGCGTATTTATGATTGCGCATCGATTATCCACGGTAAAGCGTGCTGATAAGATATTAGTTTTGGAGAATGGAAATATAACAGGATATGGAACCCATGATTATTTGTATCGTACGAATCATCACTATAAAGATTCTGTAGATAAACAAAAAGCATAA
- the pepT gene encoding peptidase T, translated as MKEALIERFTTYVKIDTQSDESNQATPSTPGQLELLNLLVKELREIGMVDVTMDDYGYVMATLPANTNADIPTIGFLAHVDTATDFTGKNANPKIIESFDGNDIVLNKDLNIVLSAKNFPELATYKGHTLITTDGTTLLGADDKAGVAEIVTAMDFLIKHPEIKHGKIRVGFTPDEEIGRGPHKFDVKRFGASYAYTIDGGPLGELQYESFNAAAAKVTFTGNSVHPGTAKDKMVNAGKMAAEFISKFPEQEAPEHTEGYEGFYHLTSVNGDVENANVSYIIRDFDKTAFQNRKDTVKQFVNELKEKYGDEAVKLEMKDQYYNMREKIEPVKEIVAIAYQAMKNLDIEPIVEPIRGGTDGSQLSYMGLPTPNIFTGGENFHGKYEYVSVDNMEKATRTIIEICKLFAERS; from the coding sequence ATGAAAGAAGCATTGATTGAAAGGTTCACAACTTATGTGAAAATCGATACACAATCTGATGAAAGCAATCAAGCTACCCCTTCAACACCAGGACAGCTTGAACTGTTAAATCTATTAGTAAAAGAACTTAGAGAAATTGGTATGGTGGATGTTACCATGGATGATTATGGTTATGTGATGGCAACGCTTCCTGCAAATACAAATGCAGATATTCCGACAATTGGCTTTTTAGCTCATGTCGATACAGCTACCGATTTTACAGGAAAAAATGCCAATCCAAAAATCATCGAAAGTTTTGATGGTAACGATATTGTTTTGAATAAAGATCTAAATATTGTATTGTCTGCGAAAAATTTCCCAGAGCTTGCTACATACAAAGGTCATACATTGATTACTACCGATGGCACTACATTACTTGGCGCTGATGATAAAGCTGGAGTAGCTGAAATTGTAACAGCAATGGACTTTCTGATCAAGCATCCGGAAATAAAGCACGGAAAAATTCGAGTCGGCTTTACACCAGATGAAGAAATTGGTAGAGGTCCACATAAATTCGATGTAAAACGATTTGGTGCTAGCTATGCATATACCATTGATGGTGGACCGCTTGGAGAATTGCAATATGAAAGCTTTAATGCAGCCGCCGCTAAAGTAACATTTACAGGAAATAGTGTACACCCTGGAACAGCAAAAGATAAAATGGTTAACGCCGGGAAAATGGCAGCAGAATTTATCAGCAAATTTCCAGAGCAGGAAGCACCAGAGCATACAGAAGGCTATGAAGGATTTTATCATCTCACTTCTGTAAATGGTGATGTGGAAAATGCTAATGTAAGCTACATTATCCGTGATTTTGATAAGACTGCTTTTCAAAATAGAAAAGACACGGTTAAACAATTTGTTAACGAATTAAAAGAAAAATACGGTGATGAAGCAGTTAAACTTGAAATGAAAGACCAATATTATAATATGCGGGAGAAAATTGAACCTGTAAAAGAGATTGTAGCTATTGCTTATCAGGCGATGAAAAATCTTGATATCGAACCGATTGTTGAACCAATACGGGGAGGTACAGATGGTTCACAGCTGTCGTACATGGGACTTCCTACTCCAAATATTTTTACAGGCGGAGAAAACTTCCACGGAAAATATGAATACGTTTCTGTAGATAATATGGAAAAAGCTACAAGAACAATCATCGAAATTTGTAAGCTATTTGCCGAGCGAAGTTAA
- a CDS encoding sulfurtransferase, whose amino-acid sequence MSYIISINRLKNYLHNERGNTVIMDVRFDLMDPDAGRKAYQQDHIPGAIFLDIEKDLSGKKEIHGGNHPLPDVNALSLKLGRMGIDHNTTVVIYDENNDMFAARAWWLLHYLGHDKVYVLDGGYARWKEEGNETTDYIPELSAKEFHPKIRNNQTVNMEEVKQKLKNKTAVLVDSRAKERYLGESEPLYARAGHIPGAKNFFWKGILGSDGSWKSEEELQKHFADLSKDDEIIVSCGSGISACPNILALKMLGYRNVKLYPGSFSDWISYEDNEVAVGEEE is encoded by the coding sequence TTGTCTTATATCATTTCAATTAATCGCTTAAAAAATTATTTGCATAATGAGCGAGGTAATACGGTCATTATGGATGTGCGTTTTGATTTAATGGATCCAGACGCAGGGAGAAAGGCTTATCAGCAAGATCATATTCCCGGTGCGATTTTTTTAGATATAGAGAAGGATTTGTCTGGAAAGAAAGAAATACATGGGGGGAACCATCCTTTACCAGATGTAAACGCGCTTTCATTAAAATTAGGAAGAATGGGAATTGATCATAACACAACAGTTGTTATTTATGATGAGAATAATGATATGTTTGCTGCAAGAGCATGGTGGTTACTTCATTATTTAGGTCATGATAAAGTCTATGTCTTAGACGGGGGATATGCTCGTTGGAAAGAGGAAGGGAATGAAACTACGGATTATATACCGGAGTTAAGTGCGAAAGAGTTTCACCCAAAGATTAGAAACAATCAAACAGTTAATATGGAAGAAGTGAAGCAGAAACTGAAAAATAAAACAGCGGTATTGGTTGATTCACGTGCCAAAGAACGTTATTTAGGAGAATCGGAGCCATTATATGCCCGAGCCGGTCATATACCAGGAGCAAAAAATTTCTTTTGGAAAGGTATACTGGGATCAGACGGGAGCTGGAAATCGGAAGAAGAGTTACAAAAGCATTTTGCTGACTTATCAAAAGATGATGAAATTATTGTTTCCTGTGGTTCAGGTATTTCAGCTTGTCCTAATATTTTAGCTTTAAAAATGCTTGGCTATAGAAATGTAAAACTTTATCCCGGAAGTTTTAGTGATTGGATTTCCTATGAGGATAATGAGGTTGCAGTTGGTGAAGAGGAATAA
- a CDS encoding DNA-3-methyladenine glycosylase I, whose translation MNKKRCKWVTDDPIYIQYHDCEWGRPEYDDQKLFEMLCLEGAQAGLSWITILKRRENYVKAFDQFDPTIISKYSEKKITELMQNKGIIRNRRKINAFVKNAQSFLEVQKEFGNFHTYIWSFVGGKPMINHWEAHEDVPAFTKESEQMSKNLKQRGFQFVGPTICYAFMQATGMVNDHTKDCFLYGKKL comes from the coding sequence ATGAATAAAAAGAGATGTAAATGGGTAACGGATGATCCGATTTATATACAGTACCATGACTGTGAATGGGGAAGACCAGAGTATGATGATCAAAAACTGTTTGAAATGCTATGTTTAGAAGGAGCACAGGCAGGGTTAAGCTGGATAACCATCTTAAAACGAAGAGAAAACTATGTAAAGGCATTTGATCAATTTGATCCAACTATTATAAGCAAGTATAGTGAGAAAAAAATAACGGAGCTTATGCAAAATAAAGGAATTATTCGAAATCGCAGAAAGATAAATGCATTTGTTAAAAATGCTCAATCCTTTTTAGAAGTTCAAAAGGAATTTGGTAACTTTCATACGTATATTTGGTCGTTTGTTGGCGGAAAGCCGATGATTAACCATTGGGAAGCTCATGAAGATGTACCTGCATTCACAAAAGAATCGGAACAAATGAGTAAAAATTTAAAGCAACGTGGCTTTCAATTTGTTGGTCCGACTATTTGTTATGCATTTATGCAAGCTACAGGAATGGTCAATGACCATACAAAGGATTGTTTTTTATACGGTAAGAAGTTATAA